One window from the genome of Salvelinus namaycush isolate Seneca chromosome 19, SaNama_1.0, whole genome shotgun sequence encodes:
- the prkag3b gene encoding 5'-AMP-activated protein kinase subunit gamma-3b isoform X1 — protein sequence MEAQGLSSTPFSWLRRDIFHSFHSIVLTGVWKTRRNGGVGIYLHSALLLWGGYIYLHFSLGYYGVGIYICISALVTMGWVYISAFQPCYYGVGIYLHSALLLWCGCLSAFSLATMVWVSICIQPCYYGVGVYLHSALLLWGGCLSAFSLATMGWVSICIQPCYYEVGVYLHSALLLWGGCLSAFSLVTMGWVSICIGGWVSICIQPCYYGVGIYLHSALLLWGGYLSALGGGYLSAFSLATMGWVSICIQPCYYGVGIYLHSALLLWGGYLSALGGGYLSAFSLATMGWVSICIQPCYYGVGVYLHSALLLWCGCLSAFSLVTMGWVSICIQPCYYGVGVYLHSALLLWGGCLSAFSLATLGWVSICIQPCYYGVGIYLHSALLLWGGCLSAFSLATMGWVSICIQPCYYGVGVYLHSALLLWGGYLSAFSLVTIGRVSICIGGWVSICIQPCYYGVGIYLHSALLLWCGCLSASIWLVILHTVGQKSI from the exons ATGGAGGCTCAAggcctctcctccactcccttctcTTGGTTGCGGAGAGATATATTCCACTCTTTTCACTCTATAGTCTTAACGGGAGTTTGGAAGACGAGGAGAAATGGAGGGGTGGGTATCTATCTGCATTCAGCCTTGCTACTATGGGGTGGGTATATATATCTGCATTTCAGCCTTGGTTACTATGGGGTGGGTATATATATCTGCATTTCAGCCTTGGTTACTATGGGGTGGGTATATATATCTGCATTTCAGCCTTGTTACTATGGGGTGGGTATATATCTGCATTCAGCCTTGCTACTATGGTGTGGGTGTCTATCTGCATTCAGCCTTGCTACTATGGTGTGGGTGTCTATCTGCATTCAGCCTTGCTACTATGGT GTGGGTGTCTATCTGCATTCAGCCTTGCTACTATGGGGTGGGTGTCTATCTGCATTCAGCCTTGCTACTATGGGGTGGGTGTCTATCTGCATTCAGCCTTGCTACTATGAGGTGGGTGTCTATCTGCATTCAGCCTTGCTACTATGGGGTGGGTGTCTATCTGCATTCAGCCTTGTTACTATGGGGTGGGTATCTATCTGCATTGGGGGGTGGGTATCTATCTGCATTCAGCCTTGCTACTATGGGGTGGGTATCTATCTGCATTCAGCCTTGTTACTATGGGGTGGGTATCTATCTGCATTGGGGGGTGGGTATCTATCTGCATTCAGCCTTGCTACTATGGGGTGGGTGTCTATCTGCATTCAGCCTTGTTACTATGGGGTGGGTATCTATCTGCATTCAGCCTTGTTACTATGGGGTGGGTATCTATCTGCATTGGGGGGTGGGTATCTATCTGCATTCAGCCTTGCTACTATGGGGTGGGTATCTATCTGCATTCAGCCTTGCTACTATGGGGTGGGTGTCTATCTGCATTCAGCCTTGCTACTATGGTGTGGGTGTCTATCTGCATTCAGCCTTGTTACTATGGGGTGGGTGTCTATCTGCATTCAGCCTTGCTACTATGGGGTGGGTGTCTATCTGCATTCAGCCTTGCTACTCTGGGGTGGGTGTCTATCTGCATTCAGCCTTGCTACTCTGGGGTGGGTGTCTATCTGCATTCAGCCTTGTTACTATGGGGTGGGTATCTATCTGCATTCAGCCTTGCTACTATGGGGTGGGTGTCTATCTGCATTCAGCCTTGCTACTATGGGGTGGGTATCTATCTGCATTCAGCCTTGCTACTATGGGGTGGGTGTCTATCTGCATTCAGCCTTGCTACTATGGGGTGGGTATCTATCTGCATTCAGCCTTGTTACTATAGGGCGGGTATCTATCTGCATTGGGGGCTGGGTATCTATCTGCATTCAGCCTTGCTACTATGGGGTGGGTATCTATCTGCATTCAGCCTTGCTACTATGGTGTGGGTGTCTATCTGCATCCATTTGGCTGGTCATTTTACATACAGTGggtcaaaaaagtatttag
- the prkag3b gene encoding 5'-AMP-activated protein kinase subunit gamma-3b isoform X2: MEGWVSICIQPCYYGVGIYICISALVTMGWVYISAFQPWLLWGGYIYLHFSLVTMGWVYICIQPCYYGVGVYLHSALLLWCGCLSAFSLATMVWVSICIQPCYYGVGVYLHSALLLWGGCLSAFSLATMRWVSICIQPCYYGVGVYLHSALLLWGGYLSALGGGYLSAFSLATMGWVSICIQPCYYGVGIYLHWGVGIYLHSALLLWGGCLSAFSLVTMGWVSICIQPCYYGVGIYLHWGVGIYLHSALLLWGGYLSAFSLATMGWVSICIQPCYYGVGVYLHSALLLWGGCLSAFSLATMGWVSICIQPCYSGVGVYLHSALLLWGGCLSAFSLVTMGWVSICIQPCYYGVGVYLHSALLLWGGYLSAFSLATMGWVSICIQPCYYGVGIYLHSALLL; the protein is encoded by the exons ATGGAGGGGTGGGTATCTATCTGCATTCAGCCTTGCTACTATGGGGTGGGTATATATATCTGCATTTCAGCCTTGGTTACTATGGGGTGGGTATATATATCTGCATTTCAGCCTTGGTTACTATGGGGTGGGTATATATATCTGCATTTCAGCCTTGTTACTATGGGGTGGGTATATATCTGCATTCAGCCTTGCTACTATGGTGTGGGTGTCTATCTGCATTCAGCCTTGCTACTATGGTGTGGGTGTCTATCTGCATTCAGCCTTGCTACTATGGT GTGGGTGTCTATCTGCATTCAGCCTTGCTACTATGGGGTGGGTGTCTATCTGCATTCAGCCTTGCTACTATGGGGTGGGTGTCTATCTGCATTCAGCCTTGCTACTATGAGGTGGGTGTCTATCTGCATTCAGCCTTGCTACTATGGGGTGGGTGTCTATCTGCATTCAGCCTTGTTACTATGGGGTGGGTATCTATCTGCATTGGGGGGTGGGTATCTATCTGCATTCAGCCTTGCTACTATGGGGTGGGTATCTATCTGCATTCAGCCTTGTTACTATGGGGTGGGTATCTATCTGCATTGGGGGGTGGGTATCTATCTGCATTCAGCCTTGCTACTATGGGGTGGGTGTCTATCTGCATTCAGCCTTGTTACTATGGGGTGGGTATCTATCTGCATTCAGCCTTGTTACTATGGGGTGGGTATCTATCTGCATTGGGGGGTGGGTATCTATCTGCATTCAGCCTTGCTACTATGGGGTGGGTATCTATCTGCATTCAGCCTTGCTACTATGGGGTGGGTGTCTATCTGCATTCAGCCTTGCTACTATGGTGTGGGTGTCTATCTGCATTCAGCCTTGTTACTATGGGGTGGGTGTCTATCTGCATTCAGCCTTGCTACTATGGGGTGGGTGTCTATCTGCATTCAGCCTTGCTACTCTGGGGTGGGTGTCTATCTGCATTCAGCCTTGCTACTCTGGGGTGGGTGTCTATCTGCATTCAGCCTTGTTACTATGGGGTGGGTATCTATCTGCATTCAGCCTTGCTACTATGGGGTGGGTGTCTATCTGCATTCAGCCTTGCTACTATGGGGTGGGTATCTATCTGCATTCAGCCTTGCTACTATGGGGTGGGTGTCTATCTGCATTCAGCCTTGCTACTATGGGGTGGGTATCTATCTGCATTCAGCCTTGTTACTATAG